Proteins encoded in a region of the Zea mays cultivar B73 chromosome 2, Zm-B73-REFERENCE-NAM-5.0, whole genome shotgun sequence genome:
- the LOC542088 gene encoding aspartic proteinase Asp1 precursor, with product MEVSRWTPAAGLLLLLLLPLAATPSRAATMARSPSSSTAVFQLQGDVYPTGHYYVTMNIGNPAKPYFLDVDTGSDLTWLQCDAPCRSCNKVPHPLYRPTANRLVPCANALCTALHSGQGSNNKCPSPKQCDYQIKYTDSASSQGVLINDSFSLPMRSSNIRPGLTFGCGYDQQVGKNGAVQAAIDGMLGLGRGSVSLVSQLKQQGITKNVVGHCLSTNGGGFLFFGDDVVPSSRVTWVPMAQRTSGNYYSPGSGTLYFDRRSLGVKPMEVVFDSGSTYTYFTAQPYQAVVSALKGGLSKSLKQVSDPTLPLCWKGQKAFKSVFDVKNEFKSMFLSFASAKNAAMEIPPENYLIVTKNGNVCLGILDGTAAKLSFNVIGDITMQDQMVIYDNEKSQLGWARGACTRSAKSILSSFP from the exons atGGAGGTTTCCAGGTGGACCCCGGCGGCCGGCCTCCTGCTCCTGTTGCTCCTCCCGCTCGCGGCCACCCCGTCACGCGCCGCCACGATGGCGAGATCGCCGTCGTCGTCCACTGCCGTGTTCCAGCTCCAGGGAGACGTATACCCCACCGG CCACTACTATGTCACGATGAACATTGGGAACCCAGCGAAGCCCTACTTCCTGGACGTGGACACTGGCAGCGATCTCACCTGGCTGCAGTGCGACGCACCCTGTCGGAGTTGCAACAAG GTGCCACATCCCTTGTATCGACCAACGGCAAACCGCCTTGTACCGTGTGCAAACGCACTCTGCACTGCACTTCACAGCGGACAGGGCTCTAATAACAAGTGCCCTTCACCAAAACAATGCGACTATCAGATAAAGTACACCGACAGTGCATCTTCTCAGGGTGTGCTGATCAACGACAGCTTCTCACTGCCCATGAGATCCTCCAACATTCGTCCTGGCCTCACATTTGG CTGTGGATATGACCAGCAAGTGGGGAAAAATGGCGCTGTGCAGGCAGCGATTGACGGCATGCTTGGGCTCGGGAGGGGATCAGTTAGCCTTGTTTCACAGCTCAAGCAGCAAGGGATCACCAAAAATGTCGTCGGCCATTGCCTAAGCACGAATGGAGGGGGGTTCCTCTTCTTTGGGGATGATGTTGTGCCTTCATCACGTGTAACTTGGGTGCCGATGGCTCAGAGGACATCTGG GAACTACTACTCACCTGGCTCAGGAACACTGTACTTCGATAGACGTTCACTAGGCGTGAAGCCAATGGAGGTGGTATTTGACAGTGGTAGCACCTATACTTATTTTACTGCTCAACCATACCAAGCTGTTGTTTCTGCG CTCAAAGGTGGTCTCAGCAAATCACTTAAACAGGTGTCAGATCCCACTCTGCCTCTGTGCTGGAAAGGGCAGAAAGCATTCAAATCTGTGTTTGACGTCAAGAATGAATTCAAGTCAATGTTTCTGAGCTTTGCCAGTGCCAAGAATGCCGCCATGGAGATCCCACCTGAAAACTACCTCATTGTCACA AAAAATGGAAATGTGTGCCTGGGCATTCTTGATGGAACGGCTGCCAAGCTGAGTTTCAACGTAATTGGAG ACATCACGATGCAGGATCAGATGGTGATCTATGACAACGAGAAATCGCAGCTGGGATGGGCGCGTGGGGCATGCACTAGGAGCGCCAAGTCTATTCTGTCTTCCTTTCCCTGA